The Brasilonema sennae CENA114 genome includes a region encoding these proteins:
- a CDS encoding tetratricopeptide repeat protein produces the protein MFQGSANFVGRQHELSLLQELLQQPGAVAISAVSGMGGVGKTELATQYARQHQADYPGGICWLNARESNLAAEIVQFAQLYMNLEVPQQDLRGRLLSLNEQVHWCWQHWQPTEGLALVVLDDIIDLGSCREFLPTAHRFRVLMTTRLRNLDSNIEEISLDVLSPEEALQLLTKLVGERRVQKEEETAKLLCEWLGYLPLGLELVGRYLAKKPPHWTLAKMLQRLKQQRLQDEAINRHQKQLQQTLSTAQLGVLAAFELSWLELAATTQRVGELLSLFAPDIFAWEWVESATSRLNWDASEVETAVGQLYERHLIQWVEDKSGDFDDSYKIHPLIREFLKLKRAASEQVDELKQDLRTNNITTVIASEGKQSQPALFRSACVSPMKRAFAETFIAIAKTIPYSPTRRDIESVKDAIPHLAEVAQNLTDAVSDENLPWVFTGLGRFYEGQGLYALAQPWLEQCVSVVQSRLGEEHPDVAASYNNLALLYYFQGRYTNAEPLYIKALELRQRLLGEEHPDVANSYNNLAELYRSQGRYTEAEPLYINALELRLRLLGEEHPDIALSYNNLALLYYSQGRYTDAEPLLIKALELRLRLLGQEHPDVAASYNNLAALYDSQGRYIEAEPLYIKALELLQRLLGDEHPYVAASYNNLAFLYDSQRRYTEAEPLYIKALELRRRLLGDEHPDVALSFNNLAALYKSQGRYTQAEPLLIKALELYQRLLGEEHPDVATSYNNLAALYDSQGRYTEAEPLYIKALELRQRLLGDEHPSVATSYNNLATLYKSLGRYTEAEPLYIKALEIAERSLGVNHPNTITFRKNLQLLRDNRQSYNSEHFDKLSASQ, from the coding sequence GTGTTTCAAGGTTCTGCTAACTTTGTAGGCAGACAGCATGAACTTTCCCTACTGCAAGAATTGTTGCAGCAACCAGGCGCAGTGGCTATTTCTGCGGTTTCTGGTATGGGTGGTGTTGGCAAAACCGAACTCGCAACGCAATATGCACGTCAACATCAAGCGGATTACCCTGGTGGGATTTGCTGGTTAAATGCCAGAGAATCGAATCTGGCTGCAGAAATAGTGCAGTTTGCTCAGTTGTACATGAATCTGGAAGTACCGCAGCAGGATTTGCGGGGAAGGCTGTTGAGTCTTAACGAACAGGTACACTGGTGTTGGCAGCACTGGCAACCAACAGAAGGACTCGCGTTGGTGGTGTTGGATGATATCATAGATTTGGGGAGTTGTCGAGAGTTCCTGCCAACGGCTCATCGCTTCCGTGTGTTGATGACAACACGGTTGCGAAATCTAGATTCTAATATTGAGGAGATATCTCTGGATGTGCTGTCACCAGAAGAAGCTTTGCAATTGTTGACAAAGCTGGTGGGTGAAAGACGAGTGCAAAAGGAAGAGGAAACAGCGAAACTCTTGTGTGAATGGCTGGGATATCTTCCTTTGGGTTTGGAATTGGTGGGGCGATATTTGGCTAAAAAACCTCCTCATTGGACTTTAGCTAAGATGTTGCAACGGCTGAAACAGCAGCGACTCCAAGATGAAGCGATAAACCGCCATCAAAAGCAATTGCAACAAACCCTGAGTACAGCACAGCTTGGGGTTCTGGCTGCATTTGAATTAAGTTGGCTGGAACTTGCTGCTACGACACAGCGTGTCGGTGAGTTATTAAGCTTATTTGCACCGGATATTTTTGCTTGGGAATGGGTAGAGTCTGCAACTTCTCGGCTGAATTGGGATGCAAGTGAAGTTGAAACAGCAGTTGGGCAACTTTACGAGCGTCATTTGATTCAATGGGTGGAAGATAAAAGTGGAGATTTCGATGATTCCTACAAAATTCATCCCTTAATTCGGGAGTTTTTGAAACTCAAGCGAGCAGCATCTGAACAAGTTGATGAGTTGAAACAGGACTTACGCACGAACAACATAACTACTGTCATTGCGAGCGAAGGGAAGCAATCTCAACCCGCTCTTTTTCGTAGCGCGTGCGTAAGTCCTATGAAACGCGCTTTTGCAGAAACTTTTATCGCGATTGCTAAGACAATCCCCTATTCGCCAACCCGTCGTGATATTGAATCCGTCAAAGATGCTATTCCACATTTAGCAGAAGTGGCACAAAATCTGACTGATGCAGTCAGTGATGAAAATTTACCTTGGGTTTTTACTGGCTTGGGTAGATTTTATGAAGGACAGGGTTTGTATGCGCTGGCTCAACCTTGGTTAGAGCAATGTGTATCAGTCGTACAATCCCGTTTGGGAGAAGAGCATCCCGATGTCGCCGCCAGTTACAACAACTTGGCTCTCCTCTACTATTTCCAAGGACGGTACACTAATGCTGAACCACTCTACATCAAAGCTTTGGAACTAAGACAACGCTTGCTAGGAGAAGAGCATCCCGATGTCGCCAACAGTTACAACAACTTGGCTGAACTCTACCGTTCCCAAGGACGGTACACTGAAGCTGAACCTCTGTACATCAATGCATTGGAACTAAGGCTACGCCTGCTAGGAGAAGAGCATCCCGATATCGCCTTAAGTTACAACAACTTGGCTCTCCTCTACTATTCGCAAGGACGGTACACTGATGCAGAGCCACTTTTAATCAAAGCATTGGAACTAAGGCTACGCCTACTGGGACAAGAGCACCCTGATGTCGCCGCTAGTTACAACAACTTGGCAGCACTCTACGATTCCCAAGGAAGGTACATTGAAGCAGAGCCACTCTACATCAAAGCTTTGGAACTGTTGCAACGCCTGCTGGGAGATGAGCATCCATATGTCGCCGCCAGTTACAACAACTTGGCATTTCTCTACGATTCCCAAAGACGGTACACTGAAGCTGAACCTCTCTACATCAAAGCATTGGAACTAAGACGACGCCTGCTGGGAGATGAGCACCCTGATGTCGCCTTAAGTTTCAACAACTTGGCAGCACTCTACAAATCCCAAGGACGGTACACCCAAGCAGAACCACTTTTAATCAAAGCATTGGAACTATACCAACGCCTCCTAGGAGAAGAGCATCCCGATGTCGCCACCAGTTACAACAACTTGGCAGCACTCTACGATTCCCAAGGACGGTACACAGAAGCTGAACCACTCTACATCAAAGCTTTGGAACTAAGGCAACGCCTGCTAGGAGATGAGCATCCCTCTGTCGCCACCAGTTACAACAACTTGGCTACACTCTACAAATCCCTTGGACGGTACACTGAAGCAGAACCTCTCTACATCAAAGCATTGGAAATTGCTGAACGTAGCTTAGGAGTCAATCATCCCAACACAATCACTTTCCGTAAAAATTTGCAACTCTTACGCGATAATCGCCAGTCTTATAACAGTGAACACTTCGACAAGCTCAGTGCATCGCAGTGA
- a CDS encoding putative toxin-antitoxin system toxin component, PIN family has translation MTNKQRFVFDTNVLISAFLFSQSKPRQALDQAQDIGVLIFSSSVFSELREVLYRPKFDRYLTEERRQELLEDLTQTAQFIDVTEQISECRDPKDNKYLELAVSGQAECIVTGDDDLLVLNSFRGIEILTVQEFLARN, from the coding sequence ATGACGAATAAACAACGGTTTGTTTTTGATACTAACGTATTGATTAGCGCATTTTTGTTTAGTCAAAGCAAGCCACGTCAGGCATTGGATCAAGCTCAAGATATTGGTGTTCTCATATTCTCCAGTTCTGTCTTCTCAGAGTTAAGAGAGGTTTTATATCGTCCTAAATTTGATAGATATCTCACCGAGGAAAGGCGGCAAGAATTGCTAGAGGATTTAACTCAAACCGCTCAGTTTATTGATGTGACTGAACAGATTTCGGAATGCCGAGATCCAAAAGATAACAAGTATCTGGAATTGGCAGTGAGTGGTCAAGCAGAGTGTATTGTTACCGGAGATGATGATTTACTAGTGCTAAACTCATTTCGGGGCATTGAGATTCTGACTGTTCAAGAATTTTTGGCGAGGAACTAG
- a CDS encoding Uma2 family endonuclease, with the protein MTALTLNLNSIIKLTREQFYQLCEENSDLKLERNAQGELIIMPPTGGETGRSNVNLILQVGLWNEKNHGGEVFDSSTGFTLPNGADRSPDVSWVEKSRWDALTKEQKEKFIPLCPDFVIEILSPNDSLKKTQNKMQEYMENGCRLGWLINRKKQEVEIYRPKQDVEVLKLPQTLSGEDVLPGFILNLQKIWG; encoded by the coding sequence ATGACAGCACTTACATTAAACCTTAACTCTATAATTAAACTGACTAGAGAGCAGTTTTATCAACTGTGTGAAGAAAACTCCGATTTAAAATTAGAACGAAATGCCCAGGGAGAATTAATTATAATGCCACCGACGGGAGGAGAAACAGGGAGAAGCAATGTTAATTTAATTCTTCAAGTAGGATTATGGAATGAAAAAAACCACGGGGGCGAAGTTTTTGATTCATCAACTGGATTTACTTTACCAAATGGTGCTGACCGTTCTCCTGATGTTTCTTGGGTAGAAAAATCTCGTTGGGATGCTTTGACTAAAGAACAAAAAGAAAAATTTATTCCTCTGTGTCCTGATTTTGTCATTGAGATACTTTCACCTAACGACAGCTTGAAAAAAACTCAGAATAAGATGCAAGAATATATGGAAAATGGGTGTCGTTTGGGTTGGTTGATAAACAGAAAAAAACAGGAAGTAGAAATTTATCGTCCCAAACAAGATGTGGAAGTTTTAAAATTACCTCAAACTCTTTCAGGGGAGGATGTTTTACCTGGTTTTATACTCAATCTACAAAAAATTTGGGGATAA